A window from Candidatus Arthromitus sp. SFB-rat-Yit encodes these proteins:
- a CDS encoding ABC transporter ATP-binding protein, whose amino-acid sequence MSFSLKSGEHLSIIGLNGCGKSTLLKCICNFLNYEGSIKINELEVKKFKNRELSKNVTILFQQTDMYFDYKVLDVVKFGRYSNYKKWKFVREYDEDLDIILKNMGIYHLKNRFMSELSGGEKQRVFISRILYQDPYIILLDEFNNNMDLKTQIYIIENFKEIFKDKIILSVFHDLNIVRNLNTLVMVLKDCKVYKYGDVDNIFNKNVLKSVYGVDVEKFMIDSLNKWNKNI is encoded by the coding sequence ATTAGTTTTTCTCTTAAAAGTGGAGAACATTTGAGCATAATAGGATTAAATGGATGTGGTAAATCGACATTATTAAAATGCATATGTAATTTTTTGAATTATGAAGGAAGTATAAAAATTAATGAGTTAGAAGTTAAAAAATTTAAAAATAGAGAGCTTTCAAAAAATGTTACTATTTTATTCCAACAAACCGATATGTATTTTGATTATAAAGTTTTGGATGTTGTAAAGTTCGGGAGATATAGTAATTATAAAAAATGGAAATTTGTGCGAGAATATGATGAAGATTTAGACATCATATTAAAAAATATGGGAATATATCATTTGAAAAATAGATTTATGAGCGAGCTATCCGGCGGAGAGAAGCAGAGAGTTTTTATATCTAGGATTTTATACCAAGACCCATACATAATTTTATTAGATGAATTTAATAACAATATGGATTTGAAAACTCAAATTTATATTATAGAAAATTTTAAAGAAATTTTTAAAGACAAGATAATTTTATCAGTTTTTCATGATTTAAACATAGTAAGGAATTTAAATACTTTGGTAATGGTACTTAAAGATTGTAAAGTTTATAAATATGGAGATGTTGATAACATATTTAATAAAAATGTATTAAAGAGTGTATATGGAGTAGATGTTGAAAAATTTATGATAGACTCCCTTAATAAATGGAATAAAAATATATAG